CGCGTACGGGTCCTGGCCGTACTGGTCCTGTGGCGGGTACTGGTCCTGCGGGGGGTACTGGTCCTGCGGCGGGTACTGCTCCTGGCGGCCGAGCGCCAGCAGCGGGTCCACCGGGTTGGGCTGCGGCGGGCTCTGCTGGTAGGAGCCGTAGTCCTGGGCGGGCTGCTGCGGCGCCGCGCGGCGGCGGCCGGCACCCGGGATGCCGTGCATGGGCGTGCCCAGCCCCGCCGTGCTCGGCTGGGGCTGGGGCTGCTGGTAGCCGTCGGCGTGCCGGCTCCCGTACGGGTCGGAGGGGTACGGGTCCTGCTGGTACGGCTGCTGCGGGGCGGCCTGGTACGGCTCGGCCGCCTGGGAGGGGAAGCCGAGCGGGTCGGTGCTGAGTGGCGACTGCCTGCGCTGGTCGCCGCCGGGCAGCTGGTAGACGGGCTCGGCGCTGTCGACGTACTGCGGCCCGGTGAACGGCTCGGGCTGGGCGGGCTGCGTGTAGTGCGGGCCGCTCAGCGGGTCGGAGGTGTACTGGGGGCCGCTGAACGGGTCGCCGGTGTACTTCTGCTGCGGGCCCGTCGTCTCCACGTAGTGCGGGGCCGCCGGCTCCGCGTACTGCGGGCCGGTGAAGGGCGAGCGCTCCCCGTACGCCGGGGTGGTGTCCCTGGGCCCCGTGGTCTCGCTGTAGGAGGCCACCAGCTTGTCCTGCGGGGCCGGGCCCCTGGCCACGAGGACGTCGTTGGGCGACAGGGCGGCCGTGGGCCGCTCGTCGAGCTGCGGCGCCGGCGGCTGCTGGCTGTGCTGCTGTGGCCGGTGGTACGTGCCGGTGCCCGGCATGACCTCCGTGCCGGGGTCGTGCGCGGGCACGGCGGGCTGCTCGCCCGTCGCCTCCGCGAACCCCTCGTCGAGGGTGTCGAGCAGCCGGCCGACATCCTCCATCGGCATGCGGAAGCTCGCTGTGCACATCTCGCCACGCCACAGGCTGAGGACCAGTGTCCCCTCATGCCACGTGACGCGGAGGCAGCGCTCCTGACCTCGTGCATCGAAGAAGACTTCGCCGAACGACGGCAACGGGACAACTTCCGACATGGCAGACATACTGCTTTAACCAGCCTTTATTCGTCCACTCAACCCCGGAAAACCCAGAGGAACCGGCACTACCATCTACAACGGGACTCCCTCCGGTCACACCCGGTGAAGGCCGTCCGCGACCAGTTGGAGTTCCGATCGCCCAGTGTGCCACGCGACGCGCCGGGAGTATCCGGGAACGCCGGGATGCGTCTGGCCGATCACACCGCGTTCGGCGCGGCGACCCCGGAATGCCGGTAGCGTTTAGTGCCGTGCCGGACTCCCATCTCCCACCAGTGGACACCCTGCTCAGCATCGCGGTCGGCGCTCTGGGCGGGAGCGAGCGGCAGGGCCAGCTCACCATGGTCCGGGCCGTGCAGCAGGCCATCGACGACGAGGAGCACCTGGCCGTCCAGGCGGGCACCGGCACCGGCAAGTCCCTGGCCTACCTCGTGCCCTCGATCCGGCACGCCATGGACAGCGACACCCCCGTCGTCATCTCCACCGCCACCATCGCGCTGCAGCGCCAGCTCGTCGACCGCGACCTGCCCCGGCTGTCGGAGGCCCTGGCCAAGGAGCTGCCGCACGAGCCGACGTTCGCCATCCTGAAGGGCCGGCGCAACTACCTGTGCCGCTACAAGGCGACGGCGGGCTGGCCCGAGGAGGACGAGCAGGACCAGCTCTTCGACCCGCGCGAGGTGAGCGCCACCGGCCGCATGGTGCAGCGCATCCAGGAGTGGGCCGAGGAGACCGAGACCGGCGACCGCGACGAGCTGGTGCCGGGCGTCAGCGAGCAGGCGTGGCGCCAGTTCTCCGTCAGCGCCCAGGAGTGCCTGGGCGCCAACCGCTGTCCCAGCGGCGCCGAGTGCTTCGCCGAGCTGGCCCGGGCGCGGGCCGGCGAGGTCGACGTCGTCGTCACCAACCACGCGCTGCTGGCCATCGACGCCATGGGCGACCTGCCGGTCCTGCCCGAGCACGACGTGGTGGTCGTCGACGAGGCCCACGAGCTGGCCGACCGCGTCACCTCCGTGGTCACCAGCGAGCTGTCGGAGGCGTCCGTCATGCTCGCCGTCCGCCGGGTCGGCCGCCTGATCGACCAGCCCGTCGCCGACCAGCTCATGGAGGCCGGCGAGGACCTCAAGGCGCTGCTGGCCGCCGCCCCGCCCGGCCGCATCGACGACCTGCCGCAGGTGCTCGGCCTCACCCTGCAGCTCATCCGCGACACCGCCTGGCGCTGCATCACCGCCATGGGCCCGCGCAACGCCGACAAGGACGACCCCGACAAGGCCGGCCAGCGCAAGGCCGCGTTCACCGCGCTCGACGAGGTGCACGACACGGCGGTGCGCATGCTCGACGCCTACGGCCACGCCTCCGAGGCCGACCGGGCCGAGGTCGTCTGGCTCGACGCCGGCACCGACCGCCGCCCGCCCTCCCTCCGCGTCGCGCCGCTGAGCGTGGCCGGCATGCTGCGCGACAAGCTGTTCGGCGAACGCACGGTGGTCCTCACCTCCGCCACGCTGGCGCTCGGCGGCACGTTCGACGCGCTGGCCGCCCAGTGGGGGCTCACCGAGGGCAAGTGGCAGGGCATGGACGTCGGCTCCCCGTTCAACCACCCCCGCGCCGGCATCCTCTACGTCGCCAAGCACCTCCCCCAGCCCGGCCGCGACGGGCTGCCGCAGCAGTACCTCGACGAGATCACCGAGCTCATCGAGGCCGCCGGCGGCCGCACCCTCGGCCTGTTCTCCTCCATGCGCGCCGCCAAGGCCGCCACCGAGGCGCTGCGCGACCGCCTGGACGTGCCGCTCCTGTGCCAGGGCGACGACTCCACGATGCTCCTGGTCAAGCAGTTCGCCGAGGACGAGCCGACCTGCCTGTTCGGCACGCTGTCGCTCTGGCAGGGCGTGGACGTCCCCGGCCCGTCCCTGCGCCTGGTCATCATCGACCGCGTCCCCTTCCCCCGCCCCGACGACCCGCTCACCTCGGCCCGCCAGCGCCACGTGGCGGCCAGGGGCGGCAACGGCTTCATGGCGGTGGCGGCCAACCACGCCGCCCTCCTCCTCGCCCAGGGCGCCGGCCGCCTCCTGCGCGCCCAGGACGACAAGGGCGTCATCGCCGTCCTCGACCCCCGCCTGGCCACGGCCCGCTACAGCGGCTTCCTGCTGAACTCCCTGCCCCCGTTCTGGCGCACCACGGACCCGGCCATCCCCCGCGCCGCCCTCAAACGCCTGGCCACCGACCCCTCCTGACCCCCTCCGCCGCCCGGCGTGCCCGCCGGGGCGGGGCGGAGTGACGCGGGGGCGCTGGAACGGCGGCGCGGCGGTGCAGGCGTGCGGCGCGGTGAGCGCGACGCGAGAGGCGAGTCCGCCCACGGAACCCGGCCCACCATGCGCCGTAACGAAGGCCGGCCCCGTGCGGGTCTAGAAGCGTCCCCCTGGAGGCCCCCAGCCCCGCACGGCGGCAGGCGCCCAAGCCCGCCTGCCGTAAACCATAGAACTCACGACCACGGGGCGAGATCGGGCCGCTTCGGCGACAGCCCATCCCCCGAGGACACCCCCCGGAGCCGCCGGGACACCCACGGCACCAGATGCTCGCGCAACCACTGAGCATCCTCCCGCCGCCGCGCCCGCGGATCCACCGCCCGGTCCGGCCACTCCTTGCGCCAGTCCTCGAACGGCACCCCCAGCACATCGAGCACCCGAGCCGCCACCAGCCGATGCCCGTCCTCGTTCATGTGCAGCCGGTCCGGGGCCCACGCCCGCCAGTCGCGCAGCCCCTGCATCGACCACTGATCGACGAGCCGGCACCCGTACAGGTCGGCGATCGACCGCAGATGCAGGTAGAACACCGCGAACCGCCCCCGCAACCGCCGCATCAGCGGCGTGTCCCGCGGATCCACCCCCGTGAACAGCACCACCTCCGCCCCGCACCCCCGCAGGTCGCGGACGGCGCGGGCGAGCTTCTTCGCCATCACGTCCGGATCGCTGCCGGGCCGCAGCAGGTCGTTCCCGCCGGCGCAGAAGCTGATCAGGTCGGGTGCCATGTCGACGGCCAGCGGCACCTGCTCGGCCACGATCTGGTCGAGCAGTTTGCCGCGTACGGCGAGGTTGGCGTAGCGGAAGGCGGGCTCGTCGGCGGCGAGCCGCTCGGCCACCCGGTCGGCCCAGCCACGGTAGTGCCCGTCCGGCCCGGGATCGTTCAGTCCTTCTGTGAAGCTGTCGCCCAGGGCGACGAAGGACTTGTAGTGCCTCATGAGGTGGTGTTCATCTCCGAAATAGCATGCAGCGCAAGGACGTACGACTGTAGTCCGAACCCGGCGATGGTGCCCGTCGCCACCCCGGCCACGACGGAGGTATGGCGAAACTCTTCCCTGGCCGCGGGGTTGGAGATGTGCACCTCGATGAGCGGCGCGGTGCGCTGGGCGATGGCGTCGCGCAGGGCGTAGGAGTAGTGGGTGAAGGCGGCCGGGTTGAGCACGACCGGGATCCGCCCGTCGCACGCCTCGTGGATCCAGCCGATCAGCTCGGCCTCGGAGTCGGTCTGGCGCACCTCGACGTCGTGGCCGAGCTTCCCGCCGGTCTCGCGGCAGAGGTCGACGAGGTCCTCGTACGTGTCGGCGCCGTAGATGGACGGCTCCCGCTTGCCGAGCCGGCCCAGGTTGGGCCCGTTGAGCACGAGGATCATGCGGAGATCTCCTTGTAGGCGGCTTCGAGCAGCTCTTCCGCGGGGCCTTCGAGGCGGCCCGGCCTGGCCAGGTCGTCGAGCACGACGAACCGCTGCTTGGCCCCGCGGTTCTTCTTGTCCAGGCGCATGTGGTCGCGCAGCCGCGGCCAGGCGTCGGCCGCGTAGGTGATGGGCAGGCCGACGCCGGTCAGGATGGCGCGGGTGCGGGCGACGACGTCGGCGCGGCCGGCCAGCCTGGACAGCTCGGCGGCGTAGACCATGCCGATGGCGACGGCCTCGCCGTGGCGGATGCCGTAGTGCCGGTCGCGTTCGATGGCGTGGGCGAGCGTGTGGCCGTAGTTGAGGATCTCGCGCAGGCCGGCCTCGCGCAGGTCGGCGCCCACGACGTCGGCCTTGACCTGGATCTTGCGCTCGATCAGCTCGCGGGTGTGGGGGCCGTCGGGACGGGTGGCGGCCTCCGGGTCCTCCTCGATGAGCCGCAGGATCTCCGGGTCGGCGATGAAGCCGCCCTTGATGATCTCGGCCAGGCCGGCGACGTAGTCGGCCTTCGGCATGCCGGCCAGTGTGGACAGCTCACACAGCACGCCGGCGGGCGGCAGGAAGGTGCCGACGAGGTTCTTGCCCTCGGGCGTGTCGATGCCGTTCTTGCCGCCGACCGCCGCGTCGACCATGGCCAGCAGCGTCGTGGGCACCAGCACCACCTGCACGCCGCGCAGCCACGTGGCCGCCACGAACCCCGCCAGGTCCGTCGTCGCGCCCCCGCCCACGCCCACCACGGCGTCGGAGCGGGTGACGCCGTGGCGGCCCAGCTCGGACCAGAGCCGCGCGGCCACCTCGACGGTCTTGGCCTGCTCGCCGTCGGGCACGGGCAGCTCGACGACCTCGTAGCCGGCCTCGGACAGCGCCGCGCGCACCGGCCGGGTGATCTCCGGCAGGGTCTCGGGGCCGATCACCGCTACGGTGCGCACGCCGGGCTTGAGCAGCGTGGGCAGCTCGGCCAGCACGCCGGTGCCGACCACCACGTCGTACGGGCTGTCGCCGCGCACCTGGATCCTCGTCGCGGCCGTCATTCGGGCAGCCCCCTCACGATCTCGTCGGCGAGCTCCTCGGGCTCCCGCTTGTCGGTCGCCACGGTGACCACGGCCAGCCGCTCGTAGACGGGCCGCCGCTCCTCCATGAGCTTCTTGAGCTGGCTGCGCGGGTTGAGCACCAGCAGCGGCCTGGCCGCCGCGAGCCCGACCCGCTGCACCGCGTCGGACAGCCCGACCTGGAGGTAGACGACGTGCTGACCGGCGAGCAGCGCCTGCGTCTCCTCGTGCAGCACGGCGCCGCCGCCGAGCGCCAGGATGCCGTCGTGCTCGGCCAGCGCGCGGCGTACGGCCTCGTGCTCCAGCTCGCGGAAGCGGGCCTCGCCGTCCTCGACGAAGATGTCGGCGACGGGCTTGCCCGCCACGGCCTCGACGTCGGCGTCGGTGTCGCGGAAGCCGAGCCCGAGCCGCTCGGCGAGCAGCCGCCCGAGCGTGCTCTTGCCGGACCCGGGCGGGCCGATCAGCACAGCGCGTGTCATTTGATCACCATGGAAGAGAGGTAGCCGGACAGGTTGCGGGCGACTTCCTCGACGGAGTCACCGCCGAACTTCTCGATCGCCGCGTCGGCCAGCACCAGCGCGACCATCGCCTCGGCCACGATGCCCGCCGCCGGGACGGCGCACACGTCGGAGCGCTCGTGGTGGGCCTTGGCGGCCTCGCCGGTCTTGACGTCGATCGTGGCCAGCGCCCTGGGAACGGTGGAGATCGGCTTCATCGCGGCGCTGACCCGCAGGACCTCGCCGTTGGTCATGCCGCCCTCGACGCCGCCCGCGCGGTTGGTGATGCGGCGCACGCCGTCGTCATCGGTGTACTCGATCTCGTCGTGGGCGCGGGAGCCGGGCCTGCGCGCGGTCTCGAAGCCGTCGCCGACCGCCACGCCCTTGATCGCCTGGATGCCCATGAGCGCGGCGGCCAGCCGGGAGTCGAGCCTGCGGTCCCAGTGCGTGTAGCTGCCCAGGCCAGGCGGCAGGCCGTAGGCGAGGACCTCGACGACGCCGCCCAGCGTGTCGCCGTCCTTGTGGGCCTTGTCGATCACGGCGACCATCGCGGCGCTGCCCTCGGCGTCGGCGCAGCGGACCGGGTCGTCGTCGATCCTGCCCAGGTCGCCGGGGCCCGGCAGGGTCTCGGCCGGGGTGCGGGCGCCGCCGATCTCGGTCACGTGGCTGATGATGTCGACGCCGAGCGCCTGCTTCAGGAAGCGCCTGGCGACCTCGCCCAGCGCCACCCGGGCGGCGGTCTCACGGGCGCTGGCCCGGTCGAGGACGTTGCGGGCGTCGTCGAAGCCGTACTTCTGCATGCCCGCCAGGTCGGCGTGGCCGGGGCGGGGGCGGGACCTGGGGGCGTTGCGCGCCAGGCCCTCCAGCTCGGCCGGGTCGACCGGATCGGCCGACATGACCTTCTCCCACTTGGGCCACTCGGTGTTGCCGACGCGGATCGCGACCGGGCTGCCCATCGTGTGCCCGTGGCGGACGCCGCCGACGATCGTCACCTCGTCCTGCTCGAACTTCATCCGCGCGCCGCGCCCGTATCCGAGCCTGCGGCGGCGCAGGGCCTCGTCGATGGCGGCCGTGGTCACCTCTACCCCGGCCGGCAGGCCTTCGAGGATGGCGACGAGTTCGGGCCCGTGGGACTCTCCGGCGGTCAACCAGCGCAACATGCGTACAAGTCTTCCATGTACGGCCCAGTGAGATGTCCCTCGGTCACGATGCGAGACAGAGTGTCGGAAGTGTTCCGAGCAGCATGAAGGTGCCGAAGGGGAACTGGGTGTGCCTGGTGCCGCGTCCGGTCGCCAGCAGGGAGACCGCGTACAGCGCGCCGAGCAGCTGCCCGCAGAAGGCGGCCGCCACCAGGGCCTGCCAGCTCATCGCGGCGGCGGCCATGCCGATCAGCCCGGCGATCTTGACGTCGCCGAGCCCCATCGCCTCCGGCCTGGCGAGCCACAGCACCCCGTACACCGCCGCCAGCACCGCTCCACCGGCCAGCGCCCTGGGCAGCTCCCCTGTGGGGAGCAGCGCCAGCGCCGTGATCGGGTACGCCGGCAGCGTGATCGCGTCGGGCAGCGTGCTGGTACGCCAGTCGATGACGGCCAGCGCGACGGCGATCACGGCGAAGCACACGTACGGCGGCCCGGCCCGCCACGCCACCAGCCCGGCCACGGCGGCGCTGACCAGCTCGAGGGCGGGCCAGCCGCGGGTGTCGCCGGGTGCGGCGTAGGAGGCGGCCAGAGCCCGGATGCGGTCTCCGCAGACCAGGCCGGCGAGCGCCATGAGTGCGACCACCCGGCCGACGCTAACCGCGCCGGCCCGCCGGCCGCGCCCCGCCATACGCACCCGGTATGGCAGGTGGTCCTGCCTCAGCGGCGGCGCGAGAACCAGCGGCGCTTGCGTGGCGCGGCCTCGACCCTGGCCACGGTCACGCCGTCCAGCTCGCTCACGGTGCCGGACTCGACGGCGGCGAGCGCCGCCAGCACCTCACCTTCGATCACGAACTGCACCGGCCCTGCCACGTCCACCACGACCGCCGCCGCCCCCTCCTGCACGGCGGCCTGACAGACCTGCAGCGTGGTGGCCTGGATCGGGCGCGCGTCGGGGCGCCACCGGGTGAGCGCCTCCGTGCCGGTGAACCCGAGCACCGCCTGCCGGCCGTCCTGCCCGACGAGCTTGGGCAGCGCCATCTCGCTCTCCTTCTCCTGCCGCAGCCCGTGCTCCCCCACCTCGGACTCGGTCAGCAACGCCACCACGGGCACCAGCAGGCGGGCACCGCCGAGCGCGTTCAGCACCTCGGCGGGGCCGGCCGTGCCGTCCTGGTAGGCGGCCAGCGCGGCGGCGACGGCTGGGGCGGGGCTGCCGTCGTCGTTGGGGTCGAGGGGTTGCGGAATGCTCGGCACAGCGTCCGAGACTACCCGCGCCCGCCACCGCCCCCGATCCCGACCGCCCGCCCGTCCGCTCCCTTCAGCACTCGTCGCCATCACCGAGTCTGGCCCGGATCGCGTGCACCGCCGCGCCCAGCACGGGCGGCACGGTGATGACGATCACCACGGCGTCGGTGATCCGCTCGGCCGCCGCGTCCAGCACCAGCCAGCCGAGCAGCGGCGCGAGCACGGTCCACGCCCGCAGATCCGATCGCACGACCCAGCGCAGGCATCGCACGGCCGCCCGCCGGACCGCGGCCGCGGGTCCCGCCGCAGCCGAACGCCCGACCGCAGCGGAGCGCCCGACCGCGACTGACGCGAGGGCGGCTCGCCGACGCAGCGTCAGCGCCATGCGCGGCATGCCGACGATGAGCGCGAACGCGAAGCGCGCCCGGCTGCCGCGACCGGGCAGCACGAGCAGCTCGCCCAGCCATTCCTCCAGCCACCTGGCCCTGACCACCGTGGGCAGCATGACCGCACCCACCGTGATGGCCCCGAAGCAGACCTGGGCACCGCCGAGCCCCGACAGGTTCGCCATGGCCAGCCGCCGCAGCTCCGCCTCGACCTCCGTCAGCCCCAGCCGGCGCGCGACGGGTGCGACGACGTCCAGGGTCTCCTGGGATTTCACCCGCTGCCTGGCCTCGGGCAGACCGCTGATCGTGCGCTGGTTGTGCAGCCGGTCGGCGAGCTTGAGCAGGAGCACGCGCCTGTCCGTCGCGGTGGGCCAATCGGGAGGTCTGCGCGCGGCATCATCCAGAATCTCCATGCCGCGCACCAGGCTCGTGACCGGCTCGCCGAACTCGGCGGCCAGTTCCTCCTCCGAACAGGACGTGTCGTCCAGCACGTCGTGGAGCAGCGCCGCACATAACATCTCGTGGTTCGCATCAAGCTCAGCCAGAATCACGGCAACCGCGACCGGATGGGTGATGTAAGGACTCCCGTCCCGCCGGAGCTGCCCGTTGTGCCAGCGCTCGGCCACCTCGTACGCCCGCCGCACCAGCCTCAGCTGCTCACCACTCAGCGAGCCACCGACGACCTTCAGCAGCGGCTGGAGGTACCCGCTCACGGCAACCCCACCACCCACCCCGGCACCCGCTGCCTACGCGCCCGGTAAGCCCTGGCGATCGCCTCCCGCGCCTCCTGCGCCCCGTCGGTCGTCACCCGGTAGTACCGGCGGCGCGGACGCCCCTCCGCCACGTGCGCCTCAGGATCCTCCCACCGGCTCTCCACCCACCCGATCTGCTCCAGCCGGGCCAGGATGGGGTACAGCGTCCCGCTGGGCAGGCCGGCGAGCTCGCACAGCTCCAGCCCGTAACGCTCACGCAGGGGATCGTCCAGAAAGGCCCGCAGGACCGCCTGCGTCGGCATGGTCATCCGTAACCCGGCCCGCATGTCTCGAACTCTACATAGGTAGACGTACGCGAAACCGTCACCGTACGGCCTGAGCTTCATGACCCCCGGCGAGCCGGCCTCAGCCCACGTCGGCGATGGCCGCCACCGGCCCGCCACCGGACGGCCCCTGGTGCACGGCCGCCACCGACACGAACACCGCCGGATCCCCGGTGACAGCAGCCGCCACCCCACCCACCGCGGCCTTGATCTGCCGGTGCCAGTGCACGTCGGAGTCGTCGAGCATGATGTTGCGCCGCCCCCGCACCCGCCCCGACGGGTCCGCCTCGCACTTCATGAACACGTTGACCAGCCGCCCCCCGAGGTCCGACGGGTGCGGGCGCTCGGGCAGCGGGAGGCCGGCGTCGCGGATGGCCTCCCAGATGCCGTCGGCGTCCAGCGCGTCCTTCATCACGCTGTGCCCGATGCGGTAGCGCCCGCCGATGCCCCGGACGTTGCCCACCAGCACGATCTGCGCCCGGTCCAGCTCCACGCCGGAGGAGCAGGAGGCGACGGAGGAGTACAGCGACAGGTCCTTGTGGATCTGGCCGGCGGACGGCATCTCGATCTCGCCGAGGGCGACGGCGATGCCGAGGGCGGTGGTGGAGTTGGACAGGTCCATGGAGGGGCCGGTCTCCTCGATGGCGGTGTCC
The nucleotide sequence above comes from Nonomuraea gerenzanensis. Encoded proteins:
- a CDS encoding ATP-dependent DNA helicase; protein product: MPVAFSAVPDSHLPPVDTLLSIAVGALGGSERQGQLTMVRAVQQAIDDEEHLAVQAGTGTGKSLAYLVPSIRHAMDSDTPVVISTATIALQRQLVDRDLPRLSEALAKELPHEPTFAILKGRRNYLCRYKATAGWPEEDEQDQLFDPREVSATGRMVQRIQEWAEETETGDRDELVPGVSEQAWRQFSVSAQECLGANRCPSGAECFAELARARAGEVDVVVTNHALLAIDAMGDLPVLPEHDVVVVDEAHELADRVTSVVTSELSEASVMLAVRRVGRLIDQPVADQLMEAGEDLKALLAAAPPGRIDDLPQVLGLTLQLIRDTAWRCITAMGPRNADKDDPDKAGQRKAAFTALDEVHDTAVRMLDAYGHASEADRAEVVWLDAGTDRRPPSLRVAPLSVAGMLRDKLFGERTVVLTSATLALGGTFDALAAQWGLTEGKWQGMDVGSPFNHPRAGILYVAKHLPQPGRDGLPQQYLDEITELIEAAGGRTLGLFSSMRAAKAATEALRDRLDVPLLCQGDDSTMLLVKQFAEDEPTCLFGTLSLWQGVDVPGPSLRLVIIDRVPFPRPDDPLTSARQRHVAARGGNGFMAVAANHAALLLAQGAGRLLRAQDDKGVIAVLDPRLATARYSGFLLNSLPPFWRTTDPAIPRAALKRLATDPS
- a CDS encoding SGNH/GDSL hydrolase family protein; its protein translation is MRHYKSFVALGDSFTEGLNDPGPDGHYRGWADRVAERLAADEPAFRYANLAVRGKLLDQIVAEQVPLAVDMAPDLISFCAGGNDLLRPGSDPDVMAKKLARAVRDLRGCGAEVVLFTGVDPRDTPLMRRLRGRFAVFYLHLRSIADLYGCRLVDQWSMQGLRDWRAWAPDRLHMNEDGHRLVAARVLDVLGVPFEDWRKEWPDRAVDPRARRREDAQWLREHLVPWVSRRLRGVSSGDGLSPKRPDLAPWS
- the aroQ gene encoding type II 3-dehydroquinate dehydratase, which produces MILVLNGPNLGRLGKREPSIYGADTYEDLVDLCRETGGKLGHDVEVRQTDSEAELIGWIHEACDGRIPVVLNPAAFTHYSYALRDAIAQRTAPLIEVHISNPAAREEFRHTSVVAGVATGTIAGFGLQSYVLALHAISEMNTTS
- the aroB gene encoding 3-dehydroquinate synthase, which codes for MTAATRIQVRGDSPYDVVVGTGVLAELPTLLKPGVRTVAVIGPETLPEITRPVRAALSEAGYEVVELPVPDGEQAKTVEVAARLWSELGRHGVTRSDAVVGVGGGATTDLAGFVAATWLRGVQVVLVPTTLLAMVDAAVGGKNGIDTPEGKNLVGTFLPPAGVLCELSTLAGMPKADYVAGLAEIIKGGFIADPEILRLIEEDPEAATRPDGPHTRELIERKIQVKADVVGADLREAGLREILNYGHTLAHAIERDRHYGIRHGEAVAIGMVYAAELSRLAGRADVVARTRAILTGVGLPITYAADAWPRLRDHMRLDKKNRGAKQRFVVLDDLARPGRLEGPAEELLEAAYKEISA
- a CDS encoding shikimate kinase, with amino-acid sequence MTRAVLIGPPGSGKSTLGRLLAERLGLGFRDTDADVEAVAGKPVADIFVEDGEARFRELEHEAVRRALAEHDGILALGGGAVLHEETQALLAGQHVVYLQVGLSDAVQRVGLAAARPLLVLNPRSQLKKLMEERRPVYERLAVVTVATDKREPEELADEIVRGLPE
- the aroC gene encoding chorismate synthase, which gives rise to MLRWLTAGESHGPELVAILEGLPAGVEVTTAAIDEALRRRRLGYGRGARMKFEQDEVTIVGGVRHGHTMGSPVAIRVGNTEWPKWEKVMSADPVDPAELEGLARNAPRSRPRPGHADLAGMQKYGFDDARNVLDRASARETAARVALGEVARRFLKQALGVDIISHVTEIGGARTPAETLPGPGDLGRIDDDPVRCADAEGSAAMVAVIDKAHKDGDTLGGVVEVLAYGLPPGLGSYTHWDRRLDSRLAAALMGIQAIKGVAVGDGFETARRPGSRAHDEIEYTDDDGVRRITNRAGGVEGGMTNGEVLRVSAAMKPISTVPRALATIDVKTGEAAKAHHERSDVCAVPAAGIVAEAMVALVLADAAIEKFGGDSVEEVARNLSGYLSSMVIK
- a CDS encoding prepilin peptidase; this translates as MVALMALAGLVCGDRIRALAASYAAPGDTRGWPALELVSAAVAGLVAWRAGPPYVCFAVIAVALAVIDWRTSTLPDAITLPAYPITALALLPTGELPRALAGGAVLAAVYGVLWLARPEAMGLGDVKIAGLIGMAAAAMSWQALVAAAFCGQLLGALYAVSLLATGRGTRHTQFPFGTFMLLGTLPTLCLAS
- a CDS encoding SseB family protein, with translation MPSIPQPLDPNDDGSPAPAVAAALAAYQDGTAGPAEVLNALGGARLLVPVVALLTESEVGEHGLRQEKESEMALPKLVGQDGRQAVLGFTGTEALTRWRPDARPIQATTLQVCQAAVQEGAAAVVVDVAGPVQFVIEGEVLAALAAVESGTVSELDGVTVARVEAAPRKRRWFSRRR
- a CDS encoding HD domain-containing protein, producing MSGYLQPLLKVVGGSLSGEQLRLVRRAYEVAERWHNGQLRRDGSPYITHPVAVAVILAELDANHEMLCAALLHDVLDDTSCSEEELAAEFGEPVTSLVRGMEILDDAARRPPDWPTATDRRVLLLKLADRLHNQRTISGLPEARQRVKSQETLDVVAPVARRLGLTEVEAELRRLAMANLSGLGGAQVCFGAITVGAVMLPTVVRARWLEEWLGELLVLPGRGSRARFAFALIVGMPRMALTLRRRAALASVAVGRSAAVGRSAAAGPAAAVRRAAVRCLRWVVRSDLRAWTVLAPLLGWLVLDAAAERITDAVVIVITVPPVLGAAVHAIRARLGDGDEC
- a CDS encoding PadR family transcriptional regulator; translated protein: MRAGLRMTMPTQAVLRAFLDDPLRERYGLELCELAGLPSGTLYPILARLEQIGWVESRWEDPEAHVAEGRPRRRYYRVTTDGAQEAREAIARAYRARRQRVPGWVVGLP
- a CDS encoding barbiturase; amino-acid sequence: MPDPIEVRKVPIESVTDASGLSRLIADGVIEADRVLAVIGKTEGNGGVNDYTRILADRAFREVLAEHGHPSPESVPLVWSGGTDGILSPHATVFATTADAPASEEPRLSVGVAMSEVILPEDIGRPAMVEKVAAGVREAMKIAGIDDPRDVHYVQTKTPLLTLATITDAKSRGQDTAIEETGPSMDLSNSTTALGIAVALGEIEMPSAGQIHKDLSLYSSVASCSSGVELDRAQIVLVGNVRGIGGRYRIGHSVMKDALDADGIWEAIRDAGLPLPERPHPSDLGGRLVNVFMKCEADPSGRVRGRRNIMLDDSDVHWHRQIKAAVGGVAAAVTGDPAVFVSVAAVHQGPSGGGPVAAIADVG